ATTAAGTTAAAATTCGATGGggtaaatggaacaacaaagaaagaaaatgtgagccaAGAATTGTTTTTATTCAGCCAAAGAGATCTTCAATTACAGAGGCCACAGACAAACTGGGATGAAGTTGAGGGTCTCAGGGAATATTGCTCTTGTGTGCCATTCCTGGGGGATCTTAAGCAATAAGCTTCAGACAATCAAGAAATGCTTAGAGAAGCTTTTCGTGAGAACTACTAGTGAGCACTGACCATATTTAACTGCAGAATGAAGACTAGCGGGCACAAGGGTGAAAAATGCTATGTATTTGTTATATCCTCcaataatgaagataaaattcaGCTACCAAAAatagggagagaagggaaagattaTGCAGAAAGTAAGCTTGCCGGCTGCCTCAAAGGTATTATTTAGCACTAAATGGACGTCACTTTAGACACTTTggggagaagaagaggaggggaagaagaggtTACCAATTTCAATACTGTTCATAGTAGGGAACCAAAAGACCTGCACcatccaacatggtagccaccgGCTACTTacagctatttaaattttaattaacactaaataaaatttaaaattcagtttctcagtcatatcagccacatttcaagtgctccatAAGCTATACATGTAGCTAGTACATTTTCCACACTGGAGAACACGGATACAGAACATGTCCATCATTATAGACAGTTTTTTTGGACAGCGTTACAACAGAtagcatttttttgaaaaaaggaataaaaatatttccctaagATATTAGTATAAAGGAAGCCACTGAAACAGAACACTCAacctatggtattttgttatggtagccaaAGCAGATTAATACAGATAGCAATTCTCTACATATTGATCTATAGTTCAACGCAGTCTGTCAAAAATCCCAGCTGACTTCTTTGCAggaattgacaagctgatcctgaAATTCACACGGATATTCAAGGGATccagaataatgaaaataatcttgaaaaagaagaacaaagttggaagactcacatttcccaatgtcaaaacttatcacaatgatatagtaatcaagacagcgtGGTATTGGCATAAGGACAGATATACATATCACTCGAGTACAACTGaagacccagaaataaacccttacttttacagtcatttgatttttgacaggagtcccaagacaattcaatgggtggaaggaaagtcttttcaacaaatggtactgagGCAACTGGCTATTCACATGGGCTCCTACCTTACagcatacataaaaattaactcaaagtggactATATAAATTAATGTAAGAGTTTAAACtataaactcttagaagaaagtgTAGAGTAaaccttcatgaccttgggtCAGGAAAAGCTTTCTTAAGACAATATGAAAAATTCAAGTGATAACAGAAATAGATGagaaattagacttcatcaaagttaaaaagtTTTGTGCTTtgaaggataccatcaacaaatgAGAAGACAATATACAGACTGGTGTAAAATACCTGTAAATTATATCTAATAAGGAGTTgaatccagaaaatataaagaattcttataacTTGGTaattcaaaaaaacccaaattttgaGTGAGTCATGGAGATGTGACAaagtatggtgactatagttaataacactgtattacatatctgaaatttgctaagacattagatcttagaagttctcatcacaagaaaaaaatctgtaactatctatggtgacagatgttaacaagacttattatggtgatgatttcacagcatatacaaatatggaatcattatgttgtatacctgaaactaatataatgttatatgtcaattatacctcaataacaacaaaaaatgggcaaaggatcttaattaggcatttctccaaagaagagagaCAAATGTATAAACATCATTAgccaccaggaaaatgcaaatcagaagtACAATGAGATAGCATTTTATACCTTCTACATGGCTAGCATCAAAAAGCCAGATACTaagttgacaaggatgtggagaaattgaaactctcacacattgctgcTGAGAatgtgcagccactttggaacacagtctgacagttcctcaaaaagtggaaaacaagttaccatatgactcagcaattccactcctatgtaTATAACCAAGAGAAACGAAAACACGTGTCCACCCAAAAAGTTACATgtgaatgtttgtagcagcattattcataataggcaaAACCCCAGATGTCCATGATCATGTAAAATGTGGTACATgcatgtaatggaatattattcagtcataaaaatgaatgaaatactgacaGATGCTATAACAtatatgaaccttgaaaatattatgctgaaGAATCCAGTCAGAGATGACCACACACtgtatgatgccatttatatgaaatgcccagaacagggaaatctatagagacagaaagcagattagcggCTGACTAGGGCTGAGAGGCTTAAGGAGAATATGGAGTTACTGCTAAGGGATGTGGGGTATCTTTTGGGGtaagaaaaatgttctaaaatcgaTCATGGTGATGTTCtaaaattttagtatattcacagagttatccaaactaaaaacaactgaatcatacactttatttatttatttaaaattttttattgagttatagtcattttacaatgttgtgtcaaattccagtgtagagcacaatttttcagttatacatcaacatacatatatacattgtcacatttttttttccctgtgagctaccacaagatcttatatgtatttctgaattgtacactttaaatgagtaaaCTGTATggtatgtcaattacattttaatcaagctgttacataaaatatctatataaaaatttttaaaagatataaataccCAATTAAAAGAGCTaggaaaaggacaaaagaaaccaaaagaataTATAAGTAAAGAATTAAAGATTAAAACAGGCATCattgatatagaaaataaattttaaaaaaacccaatagaattaataaataaatcaaaaggtTGGttctttgggaaataaaatagacaaatctgATTTTACTAAGTGAGATAAAGcacaagaaagacaaaataagaaatgacaagAGGCAATAATAATCCAGAGAGAGTATTAAAAATCATGAGACTATTTTGAataactatgaaaataaaatataaaacctagATTAAATGGATACTTTTCTAGGAAAGTTTATTTAACCAAAGTTGACTCCAGTAGAGATAAAAACAGACCAATTTCCATCGAAGAAACCGAAAGTTGTATAAGTGTTCCTTTCGGAAGAGCACCAGGCTTGAATGGAACTCTaccaagctaaaaaaaaaaaataataattctagtACAACTTACAGTATTACagggaagaacaaaagaaaagcctctaaattatttttaaacagtgaacATAACTTTGACgccaaaacctgacaaagaatgagaaaaaaaaaattcagaccatTTTAACTacaatgcaaaattttaaaataaaatattagcaaagaaaTCCACCAACACATTTATGCATTATTCATTATGATCAAGTGTGGTGCATTCCATGAATGTAAGAAAGAGTCAATACCCTAATGTCAATAGAATTTaagaaaagtatcatatgatCATGTCTTTAAATATCAAAAAGTCATGTAACAAAATTCAGTACCCATTCAAGTTACAAATCCTAAAAAACAGGAATTGAAAGATaattccttaacttgataaaatataaatatttaagccCCAAAGACAAgatcatacttaatggggaaactCCAGAGGCCTGCCcaataaagttaagaaaataaaagaatgcctattatttgcagatgctaactactatatataaaataaacaaggtgctactgtacagcacagggaactatatacaatatcttgtagtaacctataatgaaatatgaaaacaaatatatgcatgtatatggatgactgcagcattacgctgtgcaccagaaatggacacaacattgtaaactgactaaacttcaataataataataaaaaaagaacgCCTATTACCCCCACCATTTACCATAGCTTTGGAGACattaggtaagaaaaaggaaCCACAACCATAAGACTtaaaaaggaagaggtaaaaagaCTTCTACTTGCAGATGCTACCGTTATGTATCTGGAATAcctaaagaataaattaaaaccacTATAAATAATAAGCTATTTTAGTAATATAGCAGAATATAGAATTGACAGAGAAAATAGccattttatacacacatgcatgcacacacatgcatacacacacccTTCAAACAATGTCCTATTAAAAGACATAATGAAAGGGAAGACACCattacaataacaaaaaaataaattaaatgtctgAGAACAGGTTCAACAAGAATGTGCAAAACTTCTatgattaaaactataaaacattcctGAAAGACACAAATGTAGAATTAAATTAAAGGGAAGACAATATTCTTGGCTGGGTTGACTGCACATTGTAAAGATGCCCAAGGTGCAGATGACAGGTTGATGGGGAACTTCGTGACGGATGACAGGCTGACGACACGACACCTGAGCTCACAGATCAATCTCACCCAAAGCGGGGTGACCTGACACTGGGTGCTTCCGGGACTGACACGAACAGCATGCGGCGCCACCTGTCGGGTATTCGTGCCCAAAGAATTAAACCAGAATCTAATTGAGTCTCTAAATACAGGAAATAGGAGGAAGAGAAACATGTTAAAGAATATTCTGCGAGGCCATTCACCAAATCCAGAAAGTCTGCGGGACAGCTGACTGGGTTTGTTCTAAGAAGGAAGCAGCTGCTGGTATAGATTTTAAGAGACTTGAGACACATGAACCACATGCAGTCTGTGTCTTGATCTAAACCAACTGCAGAAAGACGGGCTTTAGATGACACTGAGGAATTATACCTCATTTTGTTTGGTGTGACAATGACATTGTGGATGTGAAGATACATAAGAGAGTACATGTGGGCGAAGTGATGAggtatttaaaagaaacttcagcaaaaaacaaaaccaaacgtCAACTCTGTATGGGGGGAAATGAAACAAGACTGGCATGATGCTAACTGCTGAAGCTCTTTGTCAGATGCCAACATCCATCCGTGTCCTGCGTCCATCTCATCCAGCTTCCTCAAGAATTTTGGTCCTGTGACTACACATGCCCTCTCTGCTCTGCATCAATCTGTCCTTCCTGCAGACCCTTCCTTTCAGCTGCACACACAGGCTCCATCACCTACGTCTGAAACCCCCCTGGACGCCACACTCCTCCAATTCCCTGCACAGCAAACTCCCAGTAAGGGCTGtccctcctcactccccttcTCGGCTGTGCCCATCTCAACACAGCCATGCCTGACAATGGGGCCAAATCCAACACCCGCTTCCCTCCATTCAGCCTCTCAGCAGCGTGCTCCCCAGCCCACCAGCCTCCCTCTGAGAACACTGTCTTCCACGGTTTCAAAGACACCACCATCTTCTCCACGAGGGACCTCAGTCAGGCCCCTGGCTTTAACTGCCATTTATATTCCGATGACtctgacattgatttttttttttttttttggtcctgatTTGAGTTCTAGACCCATTTTCAACAACATCCTCTTGACCCTCCACCTGGAGGTATCAAAGCATCTCAAACCTCATGGTTAGAACAGAGCTCTTGACATTTCTCCTGGCCTGAGCTCACACGTCAGCATCTGGACAAACAGCACCACCGTCCACCGGGCTGGTTCAGCCACAACACAAGTCTTTCTCACCGTGGAAAACTCAGATTCTGCATCACATTTATCGTTAATTTCTTACGGCCACTTACTCTCCTAAAAGAGCACTTGGAGAAGAAACCCACTTGCCGTCTTAATTTCCACAGCAAATTAAACCCTCCCCACACCAGCATCCCTCATCCTGGGCCTCTCTCCCCCGAGTGAAgcaccagctcctcctctttctccaggtCCCATGGTGAGGGCCACCTCTGTCACCCGACCTCACAACTGGCTGCCAGGTTACTGTGTTGTTTTCTCTGCAGGATTTTGCACGTTCCAGGCTTCTTGTTTACAGTTTTCCAGAATGAAACCTGAGGGGCGGGCCTCTGttgtgttcactgctgtatcttgCTGCACTCGGCAGAGTTCACGGTGGTGGCCGAGATCTTCACGAACAAGAGAACTTTGCACAAGGACTGTCTTGGTCTGCTCGGGCTGCCGGAACAAAACACAGGCCGAGGGGCTTCACAACAgacgtttatttctcacagttccggaggctggagGTCCAACATCAAAGTGCCAGCAGGTTCGgcgtctggtgagggccctcttcctgacTTGGTGACAGCCGTCTCCCTAGAGCGTTCTCACACGGTCTTTCTCTGGTGCACACACCGAgagctctcttcctcctcttagaAAGGCACTCATTCCATCATGACAGCCCCATCCCCAAGACCTCTTCTGACCCTCATcccctcccaaaggtcccaccttgCAAGTTAGGGCATCAACATACAAATTTGTGGGGGACACAAATGCTCAGCCCCAGAGAAGAACTTTCCTCTTCCTGGGCCTGTTCCTAAAATGAGGCAGCTGGCTGATTTCTGATGTTCCAGTGCTCCAACGGACCGAACTCTTACCCCGTCAGGTGTGGTACCCAGTGCTTGTCTCGCTAGTGCTGGGTAAGAAGACTGGGACCGGAGAACATCAAACAGGAAAAGCAGGGTTTTGCTTGTGTACTTCTCATGTTAGATACCTAACAACCTATACGCGTCATTCCCTGACATCACCCTGTGGTCAAGAGCTATGGACTCCAGTCACACATGAGTGGGGAGGACCAGTATTGCACACAGAATGGATTCCTTTTACTGGAAGGCCCTGCTTACCTGttcagaaggcagaggaggggcagctgatcttgagaaggaaacaggaagctTCCCGGGCTAGGCTGAGACtagggcaggggaggcagggcagggactcTGGGTGGGTGGCTGGGGACAGTTTCAGGGAGGAAGGCCTCCCGCTAGGACGGGGACTACCCATGGAAGGACAAAGCCTGGTGAGTGCCCAAGcacagaggagacagagctggctggggcagggaggtgaggaagatGGGGGTCTTGAATACCCGGAGATGCTAAGATTTTTGCGGCCACTTACTCCACTGGTTCTCAAATTATACCTTCTGAGCATttggattacacacacacacacacacacacacacacacacacacacagtttctagTCTTATCTctagagtaaaataaatatatgaaattcatGAGCATTCTTTCCCCTTCAAATATTCTGACTTGGTGACTGTGCTCACGTCTCCCCAGGAGCATCTAGGTCAAGGACGGAAGCTGTTCAGCACAGTTAGATGAGATGTCTTACATTTAATCAGTCAACATTACAAAGTGTTCACGCTACATACAATCTTGTAACATCCAAGTGTGTGGACACCTGGAAAAGAGAGGACCCCCAACCTCTGTCCTTCTGCAGGTGAGCAACCTGAGGGCCTGTCCAAAGTGCTCGCCTGCGGGGCCTCCTGCCACATCCCGGGCTGTGGACCATCGACCAGCAGGCTTCTGAGTCCTGAGCACAGACCGGGGCTCCGCTCAGGCCTGCCTGTGAACGGTGCCTGAGCCCACGTGGGCAGGTGGGTCTCTCGGAGGCATAGCGTGCGCGGGCCGGCCACGTGAGACAGCTGGTCCAGGGGCTCAGGGGACCAGGCTCAGGCCAGCAGGACCCATGTCCCTGCAGCCAGAAGGGCACAGAGCTGAGGGGACAGAACGAGAAGCAGCCCGGGGCACGCAGGACACGACACCAGTTGCTGTGAGGGACAGAACGGAGAAGCTTAAACCATCAGGCAGCTGGGAAATCGAAGGCACAGGTGCAGCCGGGGAAGCTGGACTGACCACTCGTCCTCTCCAGCCAACCTGCCGGGGATGCTGGGCTGCAGGCAGGTCCggcaggcctggggagggctCACCCTCTGCCCGTCCAACCCCTCCGGGCCCCAGGTGTGCCAGCACAGCACACACGGGGCTGGTAAATGAAGGTGACACAAGCACGAACATCCCCGCTGCCGGCTTGGGGCTCCGGGGGCAGGAGGAGACGGGAGCTGCGCGACCTGGGACAAGAGAAGACAGGGTCAAGGGCGAGGGGGTGCAGTGTGGGTGGGAGTGGAGCTGCTGGGGCGAGGCTGGACGGGGGAGCTTGGTGTTTGGGGCtggtccccagagcccaggccttgTGTCAGAGACAAGACAGACTGTACAACAGAGCCGGCTGCCTGGCGTCACAAGACCCAGATTTGAAACCCGGCTGTGTCATGGGGACAAGTCATTGTACTTCTCAAAACTCCTTTTATAACCTCTAAAGTTAAATACCCCCAGCTCCGTTGATGTGACGGTCAAGGCATAGTGCCCGCACCTGTGAAGCACCGTATAGAGGGCGCCCCAATACTAAGGGAGCCTAAAAATGATTGGCTCCTGAGCTGTTAAAGGAGAGAGTGTGGGGCCCCAGCCGGGGGACCCCCGGAGGGCAGCGTGGGTAGGGAAGGGGGTGGTGCGCAGAGGAGTGGTGTTCCTCCTTCCCGCCCTGGCCCCAGGGTGCTCACCAGATCACTCACACCCCGAGTCTGGCAGCTGTTCCAGAAGCATGTCCTCTGTGCCGCTGAACTATGAGAAAGAGGGAGTCAGAGCCTGGGAATTCTCCTCCATTCAGGCCCTGGGACCGCCCGCTAGCTTACAGCATCAGGTCGCCCTGCGTCAGGGGGATCTCAGGGGCCCCTCCTCCTACCAGCCATCACCCCGAGACTGCCCACCAGAGAGGCCCTCCTGCCACCCATGGGGCTGCTGGTAGAGACCTCGGAGGTTGGCCAGTCATTCAGTTCTAGTGTTTCTCCAACCTAGTCCTTTACAAATCTGCAGTTGTAAAGCCCCTCTGTTTCTTTAGCTCCTGGTACAGaaatggaggggagagagaccgCAGAGGCCAGatgttggggagggggagcagggccACCCACGACACCCTGCTGGGTTCCCAGGAGAAGCACACACTTACCTGGATGTGATACACTATGCGCCAGAAGCTGGAGTCGGAGCCTCGGTACCTTCTTCCAGGGTAGAGCTGCCACATGAGGGGCAGCGGGTACGGGGCCACCACGCTGGGGcacacagcctcccccagggGGACATCTTCCTGATGCATGAGTACCTGGAGGCTACTCTCGGTCTGGAGAGAAGACAGGGCACGCCTACAGGGCTCAGGTGCAAATAACCAGGGTCCTTCCTGCCACCCGCCCAGCACAGCCAGCATCTGAGAGGCTGGGATCACTGTACTCAGAAGCTCCGTTCCTTAAGCCAGGCACGCTCCTCTCAAGGACTTGGGCTGGGCCAGGGTGACCAGCACATGAACCTCTCTACCCAGATGGGGCCACAAAGGCCCACTTCTTTGGGGCAAATGTCTAGTTGCTAGGGTATGCCGTGGGGCCCGGGAGCTTCTGTAACTATGCAGTCTGGTGTCTGTTTCTGCTGATGTGGGacttttttggatttttctttatcATACAGATccccttttatttgtttgttgatttaattggagtatagtccgtttacaatgctgtgctcatttcaggtgtacagcacggtgattcagttatacataaatatattccttttcatattctttttcattataggctattacaggatattgaatacagttccctctgctgtacagtaggacattgttgtttatctagtttatacatagtagttagtatttacatATCCTGAACTAAAAATTTCTCTCTCCatcaccctccttccccctctggtaaccataagtttgtttcctatgtctgtgagtctgtttttgttttgtaaataagttcatttgtgtcattttgttttttagatccacgcataagtgatatcatatggtagttcttttttttccctttctggctgacttcacttagaatgacgatctccaggtccacctatgttgctgcaaatggcatttttattctttttcatggctgagtagtattccatcatcaCATAGTCCCTTTTAATCAAGATCCCCCGGGACCCCGGCATCAGGTGACAGACCACTTTTCGCCATCTCCACCACTGCCCCCATTTCATTACTTCTCACTGGACTGCTGTGGTAACTGCCCAACTTGTCCCCTTGTGGGTCTTGTGCCCCACAGTCAGTTCTCAGCACCGCAGCCAGGGTGTGCATCTAAAAATTACGTCACTCCCCTGCTGGACGCCCTCCAGCGCCTTCCAATCGCAGGCAGATGAAGTGAAACCTTTACCATGGCCCCAGGCCCACAGGGACTGGGCCCCTGCCTCTCTCACTGGTTCTGTCCTTCACTCCTGACTCAtcccagccacacaggcctcctcACTGTATCCAGGACACACACGCTTTCAGTAATCTCTCGCACCTgctgtcctctgcctggaacattctcccCTAGATCCACGCAGGGCTCACGCCCTTCTTTTAggcaggtctctgctcaaatgtatGTCTACAGAGACAAATTTCAGCAAACTCCAACTCTATACTATGTATGAGAGGTGTGCCCCAAACAGAAGTCCAGAAAGGTTTCAAATAAAATGATGGGCAAAGTACGGCAGGCAAGTGCAAATTAAGACCCTCCAGGGGACCTGCCTGAAGACGCCCCTGCATGTGTTCTGGTCTGCCACCCCACGTCAGTCATCCTACACACCTGACCACTGGCCTCCGTTATCCTGTGGTCTTTCTCCCCCAGCAGAATGTCAGCTTCACAAGCAGTGGGATTTTACCACATTCACTGCAAATCCTCACAACCTAGACTCCTACTCGGCATACAAACTAAGCACTCAGCTCGGTTCAATGACTATTTTTCCAAAGTggaaatagcttttaaaaatttccacctATGAAATAAACCAGAACTTACTGTTAAAAAATGGTTCAGATCATCCTGTAAGGTGTAAGGGTGGAAACCACCATTCTTGCTGTGTTAGGATACAGTCTCCCATATCCTTTCACCATTCTTAGTTTGCTTATTGgtctttttcttgtttacttaAGTACAcctttacatattaaaaatactggTCCTTTAAGTTATGTGGGGCAAATCCAGTCCCATGGTTTGCTAAAGGGTTATGTTTTGTTCAGAATTTACAATGATTATGTGAAAAACTCTGCTTTGTAGTTTTGACGTCATGTTGAAGAAGATATTCCCCAATTAGAGATTAAAAAGACATTCACTTACACTTTCCACAAATACTTGACTTAAAGTGatttaaccttttaaaagtatatgtgtgtgtgtgtgtgtgtgtgtgtgtgtgtgtgtatacttcaAAAATCTAAATGTC
This is a stretch of genomic DNA from Camelus ferus isolate YT-003-E chromosome 6, BCGSAC_Cfer_1.0, whole genome shotgun sequence. It encodes these proteins:
- the TCL1A gene encoding T-cell leukemia/lymphoma protein 1A, which encodes MGELPFFRARTALHPDHLWIWEKAMYVDEKQRTWLPITIETESSLQVLMHQEDVPLGEAVCPSVVAPYPLPLMWQLYPGRRYRGSDSSFWRIVYHIQFSGTEDMLLEQLPDSGCE